In Salarias fasciatus chromosome 20, fSalaFa1.1, whole genome shotgun sequence, a single window of DNA contains:
- the mbd4 gene encoding methyl-CpG-binding domain protein 4 isoform X1 — protein MDDLSSTSAMPAGWIKEVKQRKAGKTAGKLDVYIISPQGQKFRSRPSLQAFLLKNGEDNVDISLFDFTTPKDHVITSSQTLSSKLKERKQMKEMLGTPSQKSESTISPSRKDSKQKKEKTAEDTDHKEADFVPEKVTHSLEACEERTDETEKCCLQAVPSGIECDVNLQKTPQSMELLREKLLRLAPSSDKQNTLIVHKDVQADSQPSVPALNVEPATDSENEGEEELVQPVSHSKGENKSNSEPGADADSNLDVEDEAVSPDMNGGSNSPVQDSQNKISILSVVLAVCLETKSSKIKRNISPYFSRKPLRDEPSPPKRKAFKKWTPPRSPFNLVQETLFHDPWKLLVATIFLNKTSGKMAIPVLWQFFEHYPSAEVTREADWKPISELLKPLGLYELRAKTIIRFSDEYLSKVWHYPIELHGIGKYGNDSYRIFCVNEWREVTPSDHMLNKYHAWLWENHEALGI, from the exons ATGGATGATCTGAGCTCCACGTCTGCGATGCCAGCTGGCTGGATCAAAGAAGTGAAGCAGCGCAAAGCCGGGAAAACTGCAGGAAAACTGGATGTGTACATTATAAG TCCTCAGGGGCAGAAGTTTCGATCAAGGCCATCCCTGCAAGCCTTTCTCCTGAAGAATGGGGAAGATAATGTGGACATATCTCTCTTTGATTTCACCACACCCAAAGATCATGTTATTACCTCTTCACAAACTCTGTCTTCCAAACTAAAGGAGAGGAAACAGATGAAAGAAATGCTGGGTACACCCTCACAAAAATCTGAAAGCACCATTTCTCCCTCCAGAAAAGATTctaaacaaaagaaagagaaaactgcAGAAGATACCGATCATAAGGAAGCAGACTTTGTACCGGAGAAAGTCACACATTCACTAGAAGCTTGTGAAGAGAGAACTGATGAGACTGAGAAGTGTTGCTTGCAAGCTGTGCCCTCAGGAATAGAGTGTGATGTGAATCTGCAGAAAACTCCTCAAAGCATGGAGCTGCTGCGTGAAAAGTTACTCCGATTGGCTCCTTCCAGTGAtaaacaaaacactttgatcGTTCACAAGGATGTGCAGGCAGACTCACAGCCTTCAGTCCCGGCTCTGAATGTTGAACCTGCCACTGACAGTGAGAACGAAGGTGAGGAGGAGCTCGTTCAGCCTGTTTCTCACAGCAAAGGTGAGAATAAATCTAATTCTGAACCTGGGGCTGACGCTGACAGTAATCTGGATGTGGAAGACGAGGCGGTGTCACCTGACATGAACGGTGGGAGTAACTCTCCAGTGCAGGATTCCCAGAATA aaatttcTATTCTTTCTGTTGTCTTGGCTGTCTGTCTAGAGACCAAGAGCTCCAAAATCAAACGAAATATTAGCCCCTATTTCAGCCGGAAGCCCCTCAGAGATG AACCAAGTCCACCCAAGAGGAAGGCCTTTAAAAAGTGGACGCCCCCCCGATCGCCTTTCAACCTTGTGCAGGAAACCCTTTTCCATGACCCGTGGAAGCTCCTGGTGGCCACCATATTTCTGAACAAGACGAGCG GTAAGATGGCGATCCCAGTGCTGTGGCAGTTCTTTGAGCATTACCCGTCTGCAGAGGTGACCCGAGAGGCCGACTGGAAGCCCATTTCTGAGCTCCTAAAGCCACTCGGACTTTATGAGCTCAGAGCCAAAACAATCATCCGCTTCTCAG ATGAATATCTGTCTAAAGTGTGGCACTACCCGATTGAGCTGCACGGCATCGGGAAGTACGGCAACGACTCGTACAGGATCTTCTGCGTCAACGAGTGGAGAGAG GTGACCCCTTCTGATCACATGTTGAACAAGTATCACGCCTGGCTGTGGGAGAACCACGAGGCTCTGGGAATCTGA
- the mbd4 gene encoding methyl-CpG-binding domain protein 4 isoform X2, translated as MDDLSSTSAMPAGWIKEVKQRKAGKTAGKLDVYIISPQGQKFRSRPSLQAFLLKNGEDNVDISLFDFTTPKDHVITSSQTLSSKLKERKQMKEMLGTPSQKSESTISPSRKDSKQKKEKTAEDTDHKEADFVPEKVTHSLEACEERTDETEKCCLQAVPSGIECDVNLQKTPQSMELLREKLLRLAPSSDKQNTLIVHKDVQADSQPSVPALNVEPATDSENEGEEELVQPVSHSKGENKSNSEPGADADSNLDVEDEAVSPDMNGGSNSPVQDSQNKTKSSKIKRNISPYFSRKPLRDEPSPPKRKAFKKWTPPRSPFNLVQETLFHDPWKLLVATIFLNKTSGKMAIPVLWQFFEHYPSAEVTREADWKPISELLKPLGLYELRAKTIIRFSDEYLSKVWHYPIELHGIGKYGNDSYRIFCVNEWREVTPSDHMLNKYHAWLWENHEALGI; from the exons ATGGATGATCTGAGCTCCACGTCTGCGATGCCAGCTGGCTGGATCAAAGAAGTGAAGCAGCGCAAAGCCGGGAAAACTGCAGGAAAACTGGATGTGTACATTATAAG TCCTCAGGGGCAGAAGTTTCGATCAAGGCCATCCCTGCAAGCCTTTCTCCTGAAGAATGGGGAAGATAATGTGGACATATCTCTCTTTGATTTCACCACACCCAAAGATCATGTTATTACCTCTTCACAAACTCTGTCTTCCAAACTAAAGGAGAGGAAACAGATGAAAGAAATGCTGGGTACACCCTCACAAAAATCTGAAAGCACCATTTCTCCCTCCAGAAAAGATTctaaacaaaagaaagagaaaactgcAGAAGATACCGATCATAAGGAAGCAGACTTTGTACCGGAGAAAGTCACACATTCACTAGAAGCTTGTGAAGAGAGAACTGATGAGACTGAGAAGTGTTGCTTGCAAGCTGTGCCCTCAGGAATAGAGTGTGATGTGAATCTGCAGAAAACTCCTCAAAGCATGGAGCTGCTGCGTGAAAAGTTACTCCGATTGGCTCCTTCCAGTGAtaaacaaaacactttgatcGTTCACAAGGATGTGCAGGCAGACTCACAGCCTTCAGTCCCGGCTCTGAATGTTGAACCTGCCACTGACAGTGAGAACGAAGGTGAGGAGGAGCTCGTTCAGCCTGTTTCTCACAGCAAAGGTGAGAATAAATCTAATTCTGAACCTGGGGCTGACGCTGACAGTAATCTGGATGTGGAAGACGAGGCGGTGTCACCTGACATGAACGGTGGGAGTAACTCTCCAGTGCAGGATTCCCAGAATA AGACCAAGAGCTCCAAAATCAAACGAAATATTAGCCCCTATTTCAGCCGGAAGCCCCTCAGAGATG AACCAAGTCCACCCAAGAGGAAGGCCTTTAAAAAGTGGACGCCCCCCCGATCGCCTTTCAACCTTGTGCAGGAAACCCTTTTCCATGACCCGTGGAAGCTCCTGGTGGCCACCATATTTCTGAACAAGACGAGCG GTAAGATGGCGATCCCAGTGCTGTGGCAGTTCTTTGAGCATTACCCGTCTGCAGAGGTGACCCGAGAGGCCGACTGGAAGCCCATTTCTGAGCTCCTAAAGCCACTCGGACTTTATGAGCTCAGAGCCAAAACAATCATCCGCTTCTCAG ATGAATATCTGTCTAAAGTGTGGCACTACCCGATTGAGCTGCACGGCATCGGGAAGTACGGCAACGACTCGTACAGGATCTTCTGCGTCAACGAGTGGAGAGAG GTGACCCCTTCTGATCACATGTTGAACAAGTATCACGCCTGGCTGTGGGAGAACCACGAGGCTCTGGGAATCTGA
- the LOC115408785 gene encoding trichohyalin-like has protein sequence MKLPSISTPSTPVCFPHSTPAARQSCCLVVTPMTFPNISDSARLWTSTQNIPRLNPLHPPMVHKRTVSLETPAVHHHNHQRTLIMQRREHYRYHQVWRKPFYGSSSEREEYRKELREQLKRQIEEKCTALKQQLSTRVQEAEHLQEVDRLALSSEREQRIRHSKAMSAYRDENKRLMEQSWRDRALTRSQEALKERELLRLNPINWSGTLK, from the exons ATGAAACTAC CATCCATCTCTACGCCCTCCACGCCAGTCTGCTTTCCTCACAGCACGCCTGCTGCCCGGCAgagctgctgcctggtggtCACTCCAATGACGTTTCCCAACATCTCCGACTCGGCCCGGCTGTGGACCAGCACCCAG AACATCCCCAGGCTGAACCCTTTACATCCGCCGATGGTCCACAAGCGCACCGTCAGCCTGGAAACGCCAGCTGttcaccaccacaaccaccagAGGACACTGATcatgcagagaagagagcaTTACAG GTACCATCAGGTGTGGCGAAAACCTTTTTATggaagcagcagtgagagagaggaatACAG GAAGGAGCTGCGAGAGCAGCTAAAGAGGCAGATCGAGGAGAAATGCACCgctctgaagcagcagctgtccaCCAGGGTGCAAGAGGCCGAGCATCTTCAGGAAGTGGACCGGCTCGCCCTGTCGAGCGAGAGAGAGCAAAGGATCCGGCACAGCAAAGCCATGTCTGCATACAGAGACGAAAACAAGAGG CTAatggagcagagctggagggaCCGAGCACTAACGCGTTCCCAGGAGGCCCTGAAGGAGCGAGAGCTGCTGCGCCTCAACCCCATTAACTGGAGTGGAACGCTGAAATAG
- the creld1b gene encoding cysteine-rich with EGF-like domain protein 1: MWWARPFLPALVLLSELSVVRVQTAPCQTCRKLTESFIKGLERTANKNFGGGNTAWEEEKLAKYARSETRLLEIVEAACEKADFECNRLLEQIEDQVETWWFHRQQEAPDLFEWLCIEELRLCCPPGRFGPDCKECPSGAGGVCGGLGRCEGEGTRLGDGECVCDPGYSGSLCQSCADGYFRETSSNDSAGACAACYHSCKKCSGPQDYKCLDCKPGWILHDNKCVDIDECGTELARCPSNTYCHNTDGSYECRGCDQACVGCMGSGPARCKKCARGYRLKGAKCLDIDECSERAIACPGLNEACINEEGSFHCDCADGFIRRDSICVENKPPVDPDKGLFDDISDDEVLVLQQMFFGVVICALATLAAKGDMVFTAIFIGGVAAMAGYWLTEKGDYMLDGFLKGR, from the exons ATGTGGTGGGCTCGGCCCTTCCTGCCCGCTCTGGTGCTTCTCTCGGAGCTCTCTGTGGTGAGAGTCCAGACGGCGCCGTGCCAGACGTGTCGGAAGCTCACGGAAAGTTTCATCAAG GGACTGGAGAGAACGGCCAATAAGAACTTTGGTGGCGGTAACACCGcctgggaggaggagaagctcgCCAAGTATGCACGCAG TGAGACTCGGCTTCTTGAGATTGTCGAAGCTGCTTGTGAGAAAGCAGATTTTGAATGTAACCGTCTGCTGGAGCAGATCGAGGATCAGGTGGAGACTTGGTGGTTTCACAG GCAGCAGGAGGCCCCGGACCTGTTCGAGTGGCTCTGCATCGAGGAGCTGAGACTCTGCTGTCCGCCCGGGCGCTTCGGACCCGACTGCAAAG AATGTCCGTCTGGAGCCGGAGGTGTGTGCGGAGGTCTGGGTCGCTGTGAGGGGGAGGGCACCCGCCTGGGAGacggagagtgtgtgtgcgaccCAGGATACTCGGGGAGTCTGTGCCAGAGCTGCGCTGACGGATACTTCAGGGAGACGAGCTCCAACGACAGCGCGGGAGCCTGCGCAG CGTGCTACCACTCCTGTAAGAAATGCTCGGGGCCGCAGGACTACAAATGCCTGGACTGCAAACCCGGCTGGATCCTCCATGACAACAAGTGCGTGG ATATCGACGAGTGCGGCACGGAGCTCGCTCGCTGCCCATCGAACACCTACTGCCACAACACCGACGGGTCGTATGAGTGCAGAG GCTGCGACCAGGCGTGCGTGGGCTGCATGGGCAGTGGTCCTGCTCGCTGCAAGAAATGCGCACGTGGCTACAGGCTGAAGGGAGCCAAGTGTCTGG ACATAGATGAGTGCAGCGAGCGTGCGATAGCGTGCCCGGGACTCAACGAGGCCTGCATCAACGAAGAGGGCTCCTTCCACTGCGACTGTGCCGATGGATTCATCAGAAGAGACAGCATCTGTGTGGAGAATAAGCCTCCCG TCGACCCAGACAAGGGCCTGTTTGACGACATATCGGACGAcgaggtcctggtcctgcagcagatgtTCTTCGGGGTCGTGATCTGCGCCCTCGCTACACTGGCCGCCAAAGGCGACATGGTCTTCACCGCCATTTTCATCGGAGGAGTGGCGGCCATGGCGGGTTACTGGCTGACGGAGAAAGGAGACTACATGCTGGACGGGTTTCTGAAGGGACGCTAG